In Vanessa atalanta chromosome 29, ilVanAtal1.2, whole genome shotgun sequence, a genomic segment contains:
- the LOC125075054 gene encoding mitogen-activated protein kinase-binding protein 1 isoform X4, with protein MEAGFIPVGAAGVGGNVPPPAVVAPAVNVIRAPGLKRGKMEEAISDRIKLETVFGLTVSSNAALDCDPNTEVVAYPAGCTVVLYNVRKNRQSHVLNASRKSVTCVAFSPDGRYLATGECGHAPAVRVWDLQDPTASGAVQIAEFPGHTHGVNCVAFSTSSKYLVSVGSQHDMIVNVWDWRANLKLASNKVSSRVKAVSFSESGNYFVTVGFRHVKFWYLEYSRNAKIKEPVPLMGRSAILGEQKDNEFCDVVCGRGEAAESTYAITRGGLLCEFNSRRLLDKWVELRTTSANCMAIGSEYIFVGCAEGIVRCFAPASLRYVTTLPRTHYLGVDVSQGQNISHMFSQPNSARYPDAIALTYDERNHKLTCVYNDHSLYVWDVRDIKRVGKSHSALYHSACIWGLDMVPGGPMGAGSFLSCSSDDTVRLWTLQGNSSTASNIYSNELTKVLYIDPELKFLKDVDLTATSDKDKSKTYDDKTGVRCVRVSPCGRHVAAGDRAGNVWVFESSGAALHTLEAHDAEVLCVEYSQQPRLLASASRDRLVHVFLVDRGYQILQTLDEHSSSITAVRFLSSGSGLQMVSCGADKTILFRQLRTMSDGSYQFARGQNVSGRSTLYDMEVDAGGRHVLTACQDRNVRVYSAAHGRHTKTFRGTTAEDGTLIKVSLDSSGIYLATSSTDKILSVYDYYSGECMATMYGHSEIVTGLRFTPDCQHLVSASGDGCVFVWRVPHDMVVTMRARLAQQAIRRGRKVDPANGMSGLESETDSHLGSPPREVVAEDKFTTPVVPDYTLRIGKLPSWAKKSLGDELCGDSAPRPPAAPARGKWAARVLPADKRIDSDGSKDSSIDSGTDTRYNDKRREAGGKQRPKSLNLSQLPRVEALFRNFDATMKATYDILTISPRVEKVTLNLTKNRTADARTRHHTDDSSLGSFKFEDQESTEHDGDIEDISDGERTSSSERGNRPTYYPGNNDDDTPSEFLVNAMDAGELRQSLRRARRAAPCASLSGSPHDSDDEVSTPSGDNADRNPLSGSCESLERAGRQSYIRSAFDSLSGNPDQDTPQSGTMSLSAQHLSRAPAPRDADAARRRDELQRRIRETRRQLESVAFRSNLKSSQSTTDLSYIPEKDGSRRNRPVSMAVPSNSRPYARNHLSPSEPEETGMRRAISLSDLAAKPVPAPRTPQAASKPTQQTNANTNKSPSGFVRPAPRYGNKSNMTRSSSVGVLNNQSDSESDPQPPRQQTNRTQGLMRPTISSANKAAANTARRRGLANNYGAEAVSARSESSSEAEDTQRPRAASVDRAPRRIGRSGSERDISAKAREVTARLTANTRPRPKDSPGDPNLSSSQLCSALTEQLTRTASKVVQLYRSLQREPDCAADISGLEAAILETQKVLRSAVTVQNGSEGDCALAVDSARQRLDHLVAKESTAAGNPAMSLIEQYSDILLNMMQSKMVNQFSQSPQSLPPTPRDQDS; from the exons ATTAAATTGGAAACAGTGTTCGGTTTGACTGTCAGCAGTAACGCGGCGCTCGACTGTGATCCGAACACGGAAGTCGTTGCCTATCCCGCAGG atGTACGGTGGTCCTTTACAATGTACGAAAGAACCGTCAGTCGCACGTGTTGAACGCGTCCCGGAAGAGTGTCACGTGCGTCGCGTTCTCGCCCGACGGTCGGTATCTGGCGACGGGCGAGTGTGGACACGCGCCCGCCGTGCGCGTTTGGGATTTAcag GATCCTACTGCATCAGGTGCAGTTCAGATCGCAGAGTTCCCGGGGCACACGCATGGCGTCAACTGTGTG GCATTCTCAACTTCATCCAAGTATTTAGTGTCGGTGGGATCTCAGCATGATATGATCGTCAACGTTTGGGACTGGCGTGCCAATCTGAAGCTTGCCAGTAATAAG GTGTCATCCCGAGTCAAAGCTGTCAGCTTCTCAGAGAGTGGCAACTACTTCGTGACGGTTGGATTCAGACATGTCAAATTCTGGTATCTGGAGTACTCGAGGAATGCTAag ATCAAAGAACCCGTGCCGCTCATGGGCAGGTCGGCGATCCTCGGCGAGCAGAAGGACAACGAGTTCTGCGACGTGGTGTGCGGGCGCGGCGAGGCGGCGGAGAGCACGTACGCCATCACGCGCGGCGGCCTGCTCTGCGAGTTCAACAGCCGCCGCCTGCTCGACAAGTGGGTGGAGCTGCGG ACGACTTCAGCTAACTGTATGGCGATCGGGAGCGAATATATTTTCGTGGGTTGTGCGGAAGGTATCGTGCGCTGCTTCGCTCCTGCCTCACTCCGATACGTCACCACGCTGCCTCGAACCCACTACCTAGGCGTTGATGTGTCACAGGGGCAAAATATTAG TCACATGTTCAGTCAGCCGAACAGTGCTAGGTATCCCGATGCCATAGCTTTGACTTACGACGAGAGGAACCATAAGCTCACATGCGTGTACAACGATCACAGCTTGTACGTGTGGGACGTTAGAGATATCAAGCGG GTCGGCAAGTCCCACTCGGCGTTGTATCACTCAGCCTGCATCTGGGGCCTGGATATGGTGCCGGGCGGGCCCATGGGAGCCGGTAGCTTCCTGTCGTGCTCCAGCGACGACACCGTGCGACTGTGGACGCTGCAGGGGAACTCCTCTACCGCCAGCAACATATACAGCAAC GAACTCACCAAAGTGTTATATATCGACCCCGAGCTCAAGTTTCTGAAGGACGTTGACTTGACGGCGACCAGCGATAAGGATAAATCTAAAACTTACGATGACAAGACGGGTGTCAG ATGCGTACGCGTGTCTCCGTGCGGGCGGCACGTGGCGGCGGGCGACCGCGCCGGCAACGTGTGGGTGTTCGAGAGCAGCGGCGCGGCGCTGCACACGCTGGAGGCGCACGACGCGGAAGTGCTGTGCGTGGAGTACTCGCAGCAGCCCCGCCTGCTGGCCTCCGCCTCGCGGGACCGCCTCGTGCACGTCTTCCTCGTCGACAGG GGATACCAAATTCTTCAAACCCTGGACGAGCACTCGTCGTCGATAACGGCGGTACGATTCCTGAGTTCGGGAAGCGGTTTACAGATGGTGTCGTGTGGAGCTGATAAAACTATACTTTTTAGACAATTGAGAACT ATGTCGGACGGCAGCTACCAGTTCGCGCGCGGACAGAACGTGTCGGGCCGCAGCACGCTGTACGACATGGAGGTGGACGCGGGGGGGCGCCACGTGCTCACGGCGTGCCAG GATCGTAACGTACGTGTGTACAGCGCGGCGCACGGACGGCACACTAAAACGTTCCGTGGTACCACCGCTGAAGATGGTACCCTAATCAAG GTTTCACTGGATAGCAGTGGGATATACCTCGCCACATCGAGTACGGACAAGATACTGAGCGTGTACGACTACTACTCGGGCGAGTGTATGGCTACCATGTACGGACACTCGGAAATCGTGACCGGATTACG GTTTACGCCAGACTGTCAGCACCTGGTGTCGGCGTCGGGCGACGGCTGCGTGTTCGTGTGGCGCGTGCCGCACGACATGGTGGTCACCATGCGAGCGCGCCTCGCGCAGCAGGCCATCCGTCGTGGGCG GAAAGTGGATCCAGCCAACGGCATGTCCGGCCTCGAGAGCGAGACGGACTCCCACCTTGGCTCACCGCCACGTGAGGTCGTAGCCGAAGATAAGTTTACGACGCCTGTCGTACCCGATTATAC GCTGCGCATCGGCAAGCTGCCGTCGTGGGCCAAGAAGAGCCTGGGCGACGAGCTGTGCGGCGAcagcgcgccgcgcccgcccgccgcgcccgcgcggGGCAAGTGGGCCGCGCGCGTGCTGCCCGCCG aTAAACGCATCGATTCCGACGGCTCCAAGGACTCCTCGATAGACAGCGGCACCGACACGAGGTACAACGACAAACGACGAGAGGCGGGCGGCAAGCAG AGGCCGAAATCGCTCAACTTATCTCAACTGCCGCGCGTCGAAGCACTCTTCAGAAATTTTGACGCTACAATGAAAGCTACCTACGATATATTGACTATATCGCCGAGGGTCGAAAAG gtaacattaaatttaacgaaaaatCGTACCGCCGACGCACGGACACGTCACCACACGGACGACTCGTCACTCGGCAGTTTTAAGTTTGAG GATCAAGAGTCAACGGAGCACGACGGTGACATCGAGGACATATCAGACGGCGAGAGGACGTCGTCTTCGGAGAGAGGGAATAGGCCGACGTACTACCCAGggaataatgatgatgatacaCCGAG CGAGTTCCTGGTGAACGCGATGGACGCGGGCGAGCTGCGGCAGTCGctgcgccgcgcgcgccgcgccgcgccctGCGCCTCGCTCAGCGGCAGCCCGCACGACTCCGACGACGAG GTTTCGACACCGTCCGGTGATAACGCGGATCGGAACCCGCTGTCCGGGTCGTGCGAGTCGCTCGAGCGAGCCGGCCGACAGAGCTACATCCGATCCGCCTTCGACAGCCTCAGCGGGAACCCCGATCAGGACACCCCGCAATCGG GCACGATGTCGCTGTCGGCGCAGCACCTGTCGCGCGCGCCGGCGCCGCGGGACGCCGACGCGGCGCGGCGCCGCGACGAGCTGCAGCGCCGCATCCGCGAGACGCGCCGCCAGCTCGAGAGC GTGGCGTTCCGGTCGAATTTAAAATCGAGTCAGTCGACGACCGATTTGTCCTACATACCGGAGAAGGATGGCTCCCGACGAAATAGACCTGTGTCTATGGCCGTGCCGAGCAATTCTCGACCTTATG CGCGTAACCATCTCTCACCTTCCGAGCCCGAAGAGACGGGAATGAGACGTGCGATATCGCTGTCGGACCTCGCAGCCAAACCCGTTCCAGCGCCTAGAACACCACAAG CCGCATCAAAACCGACGCAGCAAACGAATGCGAACACGAACAAGTCGCCGAGCGGGTTCGTCCGGCCGGCGCCGCGGTACGGCAACAAGTCCAACATGACGAGGAGCTCGAGCGTCGGCGTTTTGAATAATCAG AGCGACTCCGAGTCAGATCCTCAGCCCCCCCGCCAGCAAACCAACCGCACTCAAGGACTGATGCGACCGACCATATCGTCAGCGAACAAGGCAGCCGCCAACACAGCGAGACGCCGAGGCCTCGCGAACAATTATGGCGCAG AGGCTGTTTCAGCTCGCTCCGAGTCCAGCTCCGAGGCCGAGGACACGCAGCGCCCGCGGGCCGCCTCCGTGGaccgcgcgccgcgccgcatCG GTCGCAGCGGCAGCGAGCGCGACATATCGGCGAAGGCGCGCGAGGTGACGGCCAGACTCACCGCCAACACGAGGCCGCGCCCGAAGGACTCGCCGGGGGATCCCAACT TATCGTCGTCCCAGCTGTGCTCGGCGCTGACGGAACAGCTGACGAGGACGGCCAGTAAAGTGGTACAGCTGTACAGATCGCTGCAGCGCGAGCCGGACTGCGCCGCTGACATAAGCG
- the LOC125075054 gene encoding mitogen-activated protein kinase-binding protein 1 isoform X2: MEAGFIPVGAAGVGGNVPPPAVVAPAVNVIRAPGLKRGKMEEAISDRIKLETVFGLTVSSNAALDCDPNTEVVAYPAGCTVVLYNVRKNRQSHVLNASRKSVTCVAFSPDGRYLATGECGHAPAVRVWDLQDPTASGAVQIAEFPGHTHGVNCVAFSTSSKYLVSVGSQHDMIVNVWDWRANLKLASNKVSSRVKAVSFSESGNYFVTVGFRHVKFWYLEYSRNAKIKEPVPLMGRSAILGEQKDNEFCDVVCGRGEAAESTYAITRGGLLCEFNSRRLLDKWVELRTTSANCMAIGSEYIFVGCAEGIVRCFAPASLRYVTTLPRTHYLGVDVSQGQNISHMFSQPNSARYPDAIALTYDERNHKLTCVYNDHSLYVWDVRDIKRVGKSHSALYHSACIWGLDMVPGGPMGAGSFLSCSSDDTVRLWTLQGNSSTASNIYSNELTKVLYIDPELKFLKDVDLTATSDKDKSKTYDDKTGVRCVRVSPCGRHVAAGDRAGNVWVFESSGAALHTLEAHDAEVLCVEYSQQPRLLASASRDRLVHVFLVDRGYQILQTLDEHSSSITAVRFLSSGSGLQMVSCGADKTILFRQLRTMSDGSYQFARGQNVSGRSTLYDMEVDAGGRHVLTACQDRNVRVYSAAHGRHTKTFRGTTAEDGTLIKVSLDSSGIYLATSSTDKILSVYDYYSGECMATMYGHSEIVTGLRFTPDCQHLVSASGDGCVFVWRVPHDMVVTMRARLAQQAIRRGRKVDPANGMSGLESETDSHLGSPPREVVAEDKFTTPVVPDYTLRIGKLPSWAKKSLGDELCGDSAPRPPAAPARGKWAARVLPADKRIDSDGSKDSSIDSGTDTRYNDKRREAGGKQRPKSLNLSQLPRVEALFRNFDATMKATYDILTISPRVEKVTLNLTKNRTADARTRHHTDDSSLGSFKFEDQESTEHDGDIEDISDGERTSSSERGNRPTYYPGNNDDDTPSEFLVNAMDAGELRQSLRRARRAAPCASLSGSPHDSDDEVSTPSGDNADRNPLSGSCESLERAGRQSYIRSAFDSLSGNPDQDTPQSGTMSLSAQHLSRAPAPRDADAARRRDELQRRIRETRRQLESVAFRSNLKSSQSTTDLSYIPEKDGSRRNRPVSMAVPSNSRPYARNHLSPSEPEETGMRRAISLSDLAAKPVPAPRTPQAASKPTQQTNANTNKSPSGFVRPAPRYGNKSNMTRSSSVGVLNNQSDSESDPQPPRQQTNRTQGLMRPTISSANKAAANTARRRGLANNYGAEAVSARSESSSEAEDTQRPRAASVDRAPRRIGEFGRSGSERDISAKAREVTARLTANTRPRPKDSPGDPNLSSSQLCSALTEQLTRTASKVVQLYRSLQREPDCAADISGLEAAILETQKVLRSAVTVQNGSEGDCALAVDSARQRLDHLVAKESTAAGNPAMSLIEQYSDILLNMMQSKMVNQFSQSPQSLPPTPRDQDS; the protein is encoded by the exons ATTAAATTGGAAACAGTGTTCGGTTTGACTGTCAGCAGTAACGCGGCGCTCGACTGTGATCCGAACACGGAAGTCGTTGCCTATCCCGCAGG atGTACGGTGGTCCTTTACAATGTACGAAAGAACCGTCAGTCGCACGTGTTGAACGCGTCCCGGAAGAGTGTCACGTGCGTCGCGTTCTCGCCCGACGGTCGGTATCTGGCGACGGGCGAGTGTGGACACGCGCCCGCCGTGCGCGTTTGGGATTTAcag GATCCTACTGCATCAGGTGCAGTTCAGATCGCAGAGTTCCCGGGGCACACGCATGGCGTCAACTGTGTG GCATTCTCAACTTCATCCAAGTATTTAGTGTCGGTGGGATCTCAGCATGATATGATCGTCAACGTTTGGGACTGGCGTGCCAATCTGAAGCTTGCCAGTAATAAG GTGTCATCCCGAGTCAAAGCTGTCAGCTTCTCAGAGAGTGGCAACTACTTCGTGACGGTTGGATTCAGACATGTCAAATTCTGGTATCTGGAGTACTCGAGGAATGCTAag ATCAAAGAACCCGTGCCGCTCATGGGCAGGTCGGCGATCCTCGGCGAGCAGAAGGACAACGAGTTCTGCGACGTGGTGTGCGGGCGCGGCGAGGCGGCGGAGAGCACGTACGCCATCACGCGCGGCGGCCTGCTCTGCGAGTTCAACAGCCGCCGCCTGCTCGACAAGTGGGTGGAGCTGCGG ACGACTTCAGCTAACTGTATGGCGATCGGGAGCGAATATATTTTCGTGGGTTGTGCGGAAGGTATCGTGCGCTGCTTCGCTCCTGCCTCACTCCGATACGTCACCACGCTGCCTCGAACCCACTACCTAGGCGTTGATGTGTCACAGGGGCAAAATATTAG TCACATGTTCAGTCAGCCGAACAGTGCTAGGTATCCCGATGCCATAGCTTTGACTTACGACGAGAGGAACCATAAGCTCACATGCGTGTACAACGATCACAGCTTGTACGTGTGGGACGTTAGAGATATCAAGCGG GTCGGCAAGTCCCACTCGGCGTTGTATCACTCAGCCTGCATCTGGGGCCTGGATATGGTGCCGGGCGGGCCCATGGGAGCCGGTAGCTTCCTGTCGTGCTCCAGCGACGACACCGTGCGACTGTGGACGCTGCAGGGGAACTCCTCTACCGCCAGCAACATATACAGCAAC GAACTCACCAAAGTGTTATATATCGACCCCGAGCTCAAGTTTCTGAAGGACGTTGACTTGACGGCGACCAGCGATAAGGATAAATCTAAAACTTACGATGACAAGACGGGTGTCAG ATGCGTACGCGTGTCTCCGTGCGGGCGGCACGTGGCGGCGGGCGACCGCGCCGGCAACGTGTGGGTGTTCGAGAGCAGCGGCGCGGCGCTGCACACGCTGGAGGCGCACGACGCGGAAGTGCTGTGCGTGGAGTACTCGCAGCAGCCCCGCCTGCTGGCCTCCGCCTCGCGGGACCGCCTCGTGCACGTCTTCCTCGTCGACAGG GGATACCAAATTCTTCAAACCCTGGACGAGCACTCGTCGTCGATAACGGCGGTACGATTCCTGAGTTCGGGAAGCGGTTTACAGATGGTGTCGTGTGGAGCTGATAAAACTATACTTTTTAGACAATTGAGAACT ATGTCGGACGGCAGCTACCAGTTCGCGCGCGGACAGAACGTGTCGGGCCGCAGCACGCTGTACGACATGGAGGTGGACGCGGGGGGGCGCCACGTGCTCACGGCGTGCCAG GATCGTAACGTACGTGTGTACAGCGCGGCGCACGGACGGCACACTAAAACGTTCCGTGGTACCACCGCTGAAGATGGTACCCTAATCAAG GTTTCACTGGATAGCAGTGGGATATACCTCGCCACATCGAGTACGGACAAGATACTGAGCGTGTACGACTACTACTCGGGCGAGTGTATGGCTACCATGTACGGACACTCGGAAATCGTGACCGGATTACG GTTTACGCCAGACTGTCAGCACCTGGTGTCGGCGTCGGGCGACGGCTGCGTGTTCGTGTGGCGCGTGCCGCACGACATGGTGGTCACCATGCGAGCGCGCCTCGCGCAGCAGGCCATCCGTCGTGGGCG GAAAGTGGATCCAGCCAACGGCATGTCCGGCCTCGAGAGCGAGACGGACTCCCACCTTGGCTCACCGCCACGTGAGGTCGTAGCCGAAGATAAGTTTACGACGCCTGTCGTACCCGATTATAC GCTGCGCATCGGCAAGCTGCCGTCGTGGGCCAAGAAGAGCCTGGGCGACGAGCTGTGCGGCGAcagcgcgccgcgcccgcccgccgcgcccgcgcggGGCAAGTGGGCCGCGCGCGTGCTGCCCGCCG aTAAACGCATCGATTCCGACGGCTCCAAGGACTCCTCGATAGACAGCGGCACCGACACGAGGTACAACGACAAACGACGAGAGGCGGGCGGCAAGCAG AGGCCGAAATCGCTCAACTTATCTCAACTGCCGCGCGTCGAAGCACTCTTCAGAAATTTTGACGCTACAATGAAAGCTACCTACGATATATTGACTATATCGCCGAGGGTCGAAAAG gtaacattaaatttaacgaaaaatCGTACCGCCGACGCACGGACACGTCACCACACGGACGACTCGTCACTCGGCAGTTTTAAGTTTGAG GATCAAGAGTCAACGGAGCACGACGGTGACATCGAGGACATATCAGACGGCGAGAGGACGTCGTCTTCGGAGAGAGGGAATAGGCCGACGTACTACCCAGggaataatgatgatgatacaCCGAG CGAGTTCCTGGTGAACGCGATGGACGCGGGCGAGCTGCGGCAGTCGctgcgccgcgcgcgccgcgccgcgccctGCGCCTCGCTCAGCGGCAGCCCGCACGACTCCGACGACGAG GTTTCGACACCGTCCGGTGATAACGCGGATCGGAACCCGCTGTCCGGGTCGTGCGAGTCGCTCGAGCGAGCCGGCCGACAGAGCTACATCCGATCCGCCTTCGACAGCCTCAGCGGGAACCCCGATCAGGACACCCCGCAATCGG GCACGATGTCGCTGTCGGCGCAGCACCTGTCGCGCGCGCCGGCGCCGCGGGACGCCGACGCGGCGCGGCGCCGCGACGAGCTGCAGCGCCGCATCCGCGAGACGCGCCGCCAGCTCGAGAGC GTGGCGTTCCGGTCGAATTTAAAATCGAGTCAGTCGACGACCGATTTGTCCTACATACCGGAGAAGGATGGCTCCCGACGAAATAGACCTGTGTCTATGGCCGTGCCGAGCAATTCTCGACCTTATG CGCGTAACCATCTCTCACCTTCCGAGCCCGAAGAGACGGGAATGAGACGTGCGATATCGCTGTCGGACCTCGCAGCCAAACCCGTTCCAGCGCCTAGAACACCACAAG CCGCATCAAAACCGACGCAGCAAACGAATGCGAACACGAACAAGTCGCCGAGCGGGTTCGTCCGGCCGGCGCCGCGGTACGGCAACAAGTCCAACATGACGAGGAGCTCGAGCGTCGGCGTTTTGAATAATCAG AGCGACTCCGAGTCAGATCCTCAGCCCCCCCGCCAGCAAACCAACCGCACTCAAGGACTGATGCGACCGACCATATCGTCAGCGAACAAGGCAGCCGCCAACACAGCGAGACGCCGAGGCCTCGCGAACAATTATGGCGCAG AGGCTGTTTCAGCTCGCTCCGAGTCCAGCTCCGAGGCCGAGGACACGCAGCGCCCGCGGGCCGCCTCCGTGGaccgcgcgccgcgccgcatCGGTGAGTTCG GTCGCAGCGGCAGCGAGCGCGACATATCGGCGAAGGCGCGCGAGGTGACGGCCAGACTCACCGCCAACACGAGGCCGCGCCCGAAGGACTCGCCGGGGGATCCCAACT TATCGTCGTCCCAGCTGTGCTCGGCGCTGACGGAACAGCTGACGAGGACGGCCAGTAAAGTGGTACAGCTGTACAGATCGCTGCAGCGCGAGCCGGACTGCGCCGCTGACATAAGCG